The Xenopus laevis strain J_2021 chromosome 5L, Xenopus_laevis_v10.1, whole genome shotgun sequence genome has a segment encoding these proteins:
- the LOC121393954 gene encoding palmitoyltransferase ZDHHC20-A-like has protein sequence MSKEEKDTKITINETEEENDYSGERKAGRVLPIFIIGLLATCYYIFVVELCIFTVQLLEAKVTFLVIFHLLFLLCVWCYLRTVMTPPAVPPEKFRPSESDKQLYLSDERPQVLQEILIRAAKDLPIYTKDPKGDVRYCATCQVLKPDRCHHCPVCNVCILKLDHHCVFLNNCVGFSNYKFFLLCLTYAMLLCIFTSAVSLHFSILFWTHQLPKQPIQSPHHCAVLPDHNLLYNPISILPWSV, from the coding sequence ATGTCAAAAGAAGAGAAAGATACTAAGATAACAATTAAtgaaacagaagaagaaaatgACTATTCTGGCGAGAGGAAGGCCGGCCGGGTCCTGCCTATATTCATCATTGGACTCCTTGCTACCTGctattatatatttgtggtgGAGCTGTGCATATTCACTGTACAGTTATTAGAGGCAAAGGTGACTTTCCTGGTGATTTTCCACCTTTTGTTCCTCCTGTGCGTGTGGTGCTATCTCCGGACTGTTATGACGCCTCCCGCTGTCCCTCCTGAAAAATTCCGCCCATCGGAGTCTGACAAGCAGCTGTACCTGAGTGATGAGAGGCCACAAGTGCTGCAGGAGATCCTCATTCGTGCGGCTAAAGACTTGCCTATTTATACTAAGGATCCAAAAGGAGATGTTCGGTACTGTGCCACATGCCAAGTGTTAAAGCCAGACAGGTGCCACCATTGCCCAGTGTGTAACGTCTGTATACTGAAACTGGATCATCACTGCGTATTTCTAAACAACTGTGTGGGATTCTCCAACTACAAGTTCTTCCTCCTGTGCCTGACGTATGCAATGCTATTGTGCATATTCACTAGTGCAGTGTCGCTTCATTTCTCCATACTATTCTGGACTCATCAGCTGCCCAAACAGCCCATCCAAAGTCCCCATCATTGTGCTGTTCTGCCTGACCACAATCTTCTCTATAATCCTATTTCTATTTTGCCTTGGTCAGTCTGA
- the LOC121393856 gene encoding palmitoyltransferase ZDHHC2-like codes for MSKEEKDTKITINETEEENDYSGERKAGRVLPIFIIGLLATCYYIFVVELCIFTVQLLEAKVTFLVIFHLLFLLCVWCYLRTVMTPPAVPPEKFRPSESDKQLYLSDERPQVLQEILIRAAKDLPIYTKDPKGDVRYCATCQMLKPDRCHHCPVCNVCILKLDHHCVFLNNCVGFSNYKFFLLCLTYAMLLCIFTSAVSLHFSILFWTHQLPNSPSKVPIIVLFCLTTIFSIILFLFCLGQSELALTNVTSREENDNIADDTTEENNPYNLGFSKNLREVFGNEKKYWFLPIFSSLGDGFSFPMGEATEDIEKNAAFAKPPNEGI; via the coding sequence ATGTCAAAAGAAGAGAAAGATACTAAGATAACAATTAAtgaaacagaagaagaaaatgACTATTCTGGCGAGAGGAAGGCCGGCCGGGTCCTGCCTATATTCATCATTGGACTCCTTGCTACCTGctattatatatttgtggtgGAGCTGTGCATATTCACTGTACAGTTATTAGAGGCAAAGGTGACTTTCCTGGTGATTTTCCACCTTTTGTTCCTCCTGTGCGTGTGGTGTTATCTCCGGACTGTTATGACGCCTCCCGCTGTCCCTCCTGAAAAATTCCGCCCATCGGAGTCTGACAAGCAGCTGTACCTGAGTGATGAGAGGCCACAAGTGCTGCAGGAGATCCTCATTCGTGCGGCTAAAGACTTGCCTATTTATACTAAGGATCCAAAAGGAGATGTTCGGTACTGTGCCACATGCCAAATGTTAAAGCCAGACAGATGCCACCATTGCCCAGTGTGTAACGTCTGTATACTGAAACTGGATCATCACTGCGTATTTCTAAACAACTGTGTGGGATTCTCCAACTACAAGTTCTTCCTCCTGTGCCTGACGTATGCAATGCTATTGTGCATATTCACTAGCGCAGTGTCGCTTCATTTCTCCATACTATTCTGGACTCATCAGCTGCCCAACAGCCCATCCAAAGTCCCCATCATTGTGCTGTTCTGCCTGACCACAATCTTCTCTATAATCCTATTTCTATTTTGCCTTGGTCAGTCTGAACTGGCTTTAACAAATGTAACTTCTAGAGAGGAAAATGATAACATAGCTGATGACACAACTGAGGAGAATAATCCCTATAACTTGGGCTTCAGCAAGAATCTGAGAGAAGTGTTTGGCAATGAAAAGAAATACTGGTTCCTCCCAATCTTCAGCAGCTTAGGAGATGGCTTCTCATTCCCAATGGGTGAGGCCACAGAAGACATAGAGAAAAATGCTGCTTTTGCCAAACCCCCAAAtgagggaatatag